In Tachysurus fulvidraco isolate hzauxx_2018 chromosome 3, HZAU_PFXX_2.0, whole genome shotgun sequence, a single window of DNA contains:
- the nck1b gene encoding cytoplasmic protein NCK1 isoform X2 gives MDMANLFKHFFRIGKVKRKTGMRDTASNAEADFYPDNGERLYDLNLPALVKFNYTAEREDELSLVKGTRVIVMEKCSDGWWRGSYNGRSGWFPSNYVTEDADGSASNDMMGLSEKLAAVVHSANGNRVLHTVQALYPFSSSNDEELNFEKGEVMEVMEKPENDPEWWKCRKADGQVGLVPKNYVTILQESQNSGSMAGPPTPDFDYIEPSGSGRFAGKEWYYGKVTRHQAEVALNQRGSEGDFLIRDSESSPNDFSISLKAQTKNKHFKVQMKDNLYCIGQRKFSSMEELVEHYKKAPIFTSEQGDKLYLIKALAAS, from the exons GGATCGGGAAGGTGAAGCGAAAAACAGGAATGAGGGATACGGCATCAAACGCGGAGGCGGACTTTTATCCAGACAACGGAGAGCGGCTGTACGACCTGAACCTGCCGGCACTGGTGAAATTTAACTACACTGCCGAACGGGAAGATGAGCTGTCTCTGGTCAAGGGCACCAGGGTCATCGTCATGGAAAAGTGCAGCGACGGCTGGTggagaggcagctacaatggACGCTCTGGCTGGTTCCCCTCCAACTACGTGACGGAAGACGCGGATGGCTCGGCCAGCAACGACATGATGGGCTTGTCAGAGAAGTTGGCCGCCGTGGTACACAGCGCAAATGGCAATAGGGTGCTCCATACTGTTCAGGCTCTTTATCCATTTAGCTCCAGTAACGATGAGGAGCTGAACTTTGAGAAAGGGGAAGTGATGGAAGTAATGGAAAAGCCGGAAAACGACCCGGAGTGGTGGAAGTGTCGCAAAGCTGACGGGCAGGTCGGTCTAGTGCCTAAGAACTATGTCACCATACTGCAGGAGTCTCAGAACTCAGGGAGCATGGCTGGACCCCCTACACCTGACTTTGACTACATCGAACCTTCTGGAAGTGGGCGCTTTGCGGGAAAGGAATGGTACTATGGCAAAGTGACCCGGCACCAGGCGGAGGTGGCGCTCAACCAGAGAGGCTCAGAGGGAGATTTCCTCATCAGAGACAGCGAGTCCTCG CCCAATGATTTCTCCATATCACTGAAGGCCCAGACCAAAAACAAGCATTTCAAAGTGCAGATGAAGGACAACCTGTACTGCATCGGACAACGCAAGTTCAGCTCCATGGAGGAGCTGGTGGAACACTACAAAAAGGCACCGATCTTCACCAGCGAGCAGGGCGACAAACTGTACCTGATCAAGGCCCTGGCTGCCTCCTGA